One Zerene cesonia ecotype Mississippi chromosome 25, Zerene_cesonia_1.1, whole genome shotgun sequence DNA window includes the following coding sequences:
- the LOC119836770 gene encoding armadillo repeat-containing protein 6 homolog: protein MVRIISQETYDEVVRENIEEFDMAPEDAIKEAVAQFEAQGVDLSNIIRDLSLGAGDNHLVSVTVSKLKELPKNHNEAISKELDVLIAECNKDIAHRVRAGKEGAYNILLELLSASYNSYIQSPNEKEEIAFLKRVLASLIALMDSQPDLLESKGIDLIKSILDNVENQEILIATLKWISVCCLKHEINRQKIFAKDIIENLKTLLKIKGNIKLLSETLQVIRRLTLDDDIRLEFGKAHERARELGLHLLEPLTLLLKENTKPPLVSELMLTSASLLVRHELCAAVAERGGDVLFTVLADNFENAAVVQQAGKLITALAGNDDVKRQLVKSGIIPIIVSILARHSSNPTVAAITLKCIAALSLRESAHSRQFVDAGAAEHVAQCMLMHPADRSVQKNGCWAVRNIVARSRDLNVKFLELGIESILNKAYELFSKDFGYDIKSALRDLECDVKLDEQWTGKGVQLEQ from the exons ATGGTTCGTATAATAAGTCAGGAAACGTATGACGAAGTGGTGCGGGAGAATATTGAAGAATTCGATATGGCACCTGAAGATGCTATAAAAGAAGCAGTAGCACAATTTGAAGCTCag GGTGTGGACTTGTCAAATATCATTCGGGATTTGAGCCTGGGTGCAGGTGATAATCATTTAGTGAGTGTAACTGTATCAAAATTGAAGGAATTACCAAAAAATCATAATGAAGCAATATCAAAGGAACTTGATGTGTTAATA GCTGAATGCAACAAAGACATAGCACATAGAGTGAGAGCAGGGAAGGAAGGGGCATATAACATACTTCTAGAATTATTAAGTGCCTCCTACAATTCATACATACAATCACCCAATGAAAAAGAAGAGATTGCATTTCTTAAGAGAGTTTTAGCAAGTTTAATAGCACTTATGGACAGTCAGCCGGACTTACTTGAATCGAAAgggatagatttaattaaaag caTATTAGATAATGTGGAGAACCAGGAAATATTGATAGCAACACTGAAATGGATAAGTGTGTGTTGTCTGAAACACGAAATAAACAGGCAGAAGATATTCGCAAAAGACATTATTGAGAATTTAAAAACACTGCTGAAAATCAAAGGAAACATAaag CTATTGAGCGAAACACTACAAGTAATCCGACGGCTAACGTTGGACGACGACATCCGCTTGGAGTTCGGCAAAGCGCACGAGAGGGCGCGAGAGCTCGGCCTGCACTTGCTGGAACCACTGACGCTTCTGTTGAAAG AGAACACAAAGCCGCCGCTGGTCTCGGAGCTGATGCTGACGTCGGCGAGCCTGCTGGTGCGGCACGAGCTGTGCGCCGCGGTGGCGGAGCGCGGCGGCGACGTGCTGTTTACAGTGCTCGCTGATAACTTCGAGAACGCCGCTGTGGTTCAGCAGGCTGGGAAGCT AATAACAGCGCTCGCCGGTAACGATGATGTGAAGAGGCAATTGGTGAAAAGTGGAATCATTCCTATCATAGTGTCCATTTTGGCGAGGCATTCC AGCAATCCAACAGTCGCGGCGATAACGTTAAAGTGCATAGCGGCGCTGTCGCTGCGCGAGTCGGCGCACTCGCGTCAGTTTGTCGACGCGGGCGCGGCCGAGCACGTGGCGCAGTGCATGCTCATGCATCCGGCCGATAGATCCGTGCAG AAAAACGGTTGTTGGGCCGTACGGAACATAGTGGCCAGATCGCGAGACCTAAACGTGAAATTCCTAGAATTAGGCATAGAGTCAATACTCAATAAAGCCTATGAGCTATTTTCCAAAGACTTCGGTTACGATATAAAGTCCGCCTTGAGAGATTTAGAGTGCGATGTGAAATTGGACGAACAGTGGACCGGTAAAGGCGTGCAGTTGGAACAGTAA
- the LOC119836739 gene encoding charged multivesicular body protein 4b, whose amino-acid sequence MSFLGKLFGGKKEEKGPTTHEAIQKLRETEELLIKKQEFLEKKIEGEIQTARKNGTKNKRAAIAALKRKKRYEKQLTQIDGTLTQIEAQREALEGANTNAQVLNTMREAANAMKLAHKDIDVDKVHDIMDDIAEQHDISREITEAISNNVAFPNDIDEDELERELEELEQEELDKEMIGINVPSDNLPDVPTAELATDKPKPSKSKETEDDKEFALLQSWAT is encoded by the exons ATGAGTTTCCTTGGTAAGCTCTTCGGAGGCAAGAAAGAGGAGAAGGGACCAACAACACACGAAGCTATACAGAAATTACGTGAGACTGAAGAGCTGTTAATCAAAAAACAGGAGTTTCTAGAGAAGAAAATAGAAGGAGAAATACAAACGGCTAGAAAAAATGgcactaaaaataaaaggg CGGCGATCGCTGCGCTGAAACGTAAGAAACGTTACGAGAAACAGCTGACACAGATTGACGGGACGCTCACACAAATCGAGGCGCAGAGAGAGGCGCTGGAGGGCGCCAACACTAATGCCCAAGTATTGAATACTATGCGGGAAGCGgcaaatgcaatgaaattggcGCATAAGGATAT CGACGTGGACAAAGTGCACGATATAATGGACGACATCGCCGAACAGCACGACATCTCGCGTGAGATCACGGAGGCGATCAGCAACAACGTGGCGTTCCCCAACGACATCGATGAGGACGAACTCGAGAGGGAGCTGGAGGAGTTGGAGCAG GAGGAACTAGACAAGGAAATGATTGGTATCAACGTACCATCGGACAACCTACCAGACGTTCCTACCGCAGAGCTGGCCACCGATAAGCCCAAACCTAGCAAATCTAAGGAGACTG agGACGACAAAGAATTCGCGCTTCTACAATCCTGGGCTACATAA
- the LOC119836693 gene encoding PRKCA-binding protein isoform X2: MSQRVQIQPFYDPNYFLKMINIGHSMFEDKIKPKTDLPKTTNLLLPIDESASVVIEDVKIPDIPIRLEIVEDTEKPECVYNDLRKERYMLQYQNLMGMTVTSGSVILTKDEKNLIGISIGGGAPLCPCLYIVQIFDNTPASKDGTLQSGDELVGVNGQTVKGKTKVEVAKMIQAAKDQVTINYNKLHADPKQGKSLDIIMKKMKHRLVENMSSGTADALGLSRAILCNDTLVAKLNEMRDTEATYKRLVELAKRMLKSYFDLLQTFKSLGDIFAGIGVREPQARASEAFSKFGQYHRSLERDGIKMLKTLKPILADMGTYLHKAIPDTKLTIRKYADTKFEYLSYCLKVKEMDDEEYGYNALQEPLYRVETGNYEYRLILRCRQDARSRFARLRSDVLVKLELLDNKKTQDVAYQLKRFIQGLAVYHNETVEHLQENASLFPVEVDLSQNAFQYKSTAQIIQDNQDDEEEIEFGKELKEYHDLSDEDNTTKPTNRRQTKDIDSELTEQLLPGLTDVKNDTDSSKNDSMTADSLTLLTELGLADTKDDFGDFQNGTNEFGSKDTTDDVFDKLLSDLNIH; this comes from the exons ATGTCGCAGAGAGTGCAAATCCAACCTTTTTACGATCCAAATTATTTTctgaaaatgataaatattggaCACAGTATGTTTGaagataaaat caaacCTAAAACGGATTTACCGAAAACGACCAATTTATTACTCCCCATCGATGAAAG TGCTTCTGTGGTTATTGAAGACGTTAAGATTCCAGATATTCCAATACGTCTCGAAAT agTAGAAGATACGGAGAAGCCAGAGTGCGTTTATAACGATTTAAGAAAAGAACGATATATGCTACAATACCAGAACCTTAT GGGTATGACTGTAACATCTGGTAGCGTAATATTGACAAAAGATGAGAAAAATCTCATAGGAATTAGTATAGGAGGCGGTGCTCCATTATGCCCTTGTCTTTATATCGTTCAG ATATTTGATAACACGCCAGCTTCCAAAGATGGCACCTTACAGAGCGGAGACGAACTGGTGGGAGTGAACGGACAGACCGTGAAGGGAAAGACGAAAGTTGAAGTTGCCAAGATGATACAAGCGGCTAAg gACCAAGTAACAATCAACTATAATAAACTGCACGCGGACCCGAAACAGGGCAAATCTCTAGACataataatgaagaaaatgaAACATCGCTTGGTTGAAAATATGTCGTCGGGGACAGCTGACGCTTTGGGACTGTCCAGGGCTATACTCTGCAATGATACTTTGGTAGCGAAGCTAAATGAAATGAGAGACACGGAAGCTACGTATAAACGACTTGTGGAATTGGCTAAgag GATGCTAAAGTCGTATTTTGATTTGCTCCAAACGTTCAAATCCCTGGGCGACATTTTTGCCGGCATCGGAGTAAGGGAGCCTCAAGCTAGGGCGTCAGAGGCGTTCTCCAAATTTGGACAGTACCATAGATCGTTGGAGAGGGATGGGATTAAAATGCTGAAGACTTTAAAACCT ATATTAGCAGATATGGGCACGTATTTGCATAAAGCGATACCGGACACCAAACTAACAATACGCAAGTACGCAGACACCAAGTTCGAGTATTTATCCTACTGCTTGAAAGTGAAGGAGATGGACGACGAGGAGTATGGGTATAACGCGCTGCAGGAGCCCTTGTATAGGGTGGAAACGGGGAATTATGAGTATAG ACTGATCCTCCGATGCCGTCAAGACGCTAGATCCAGGTTTGCAAGGCTCCGATCTGATGTCCTAGTCAAGCTGGAATTGCTGGACAATAAAAAGACGCAGGACGTGGCCTATCAGCTCAAGAGGTTCATACAGGGTCTGGCTGTGTATCACAA tgAAACAGTGGAACACTTACAAGAGAACGCCTCGTTATTCCCAGTTGAAGTGGATCTATCACAAAATGCATTCCAGTACAAATCCACAGCGCAGATTATACAg GACAATCAAGACGATGAAGAAGAAATCGAATTTGGTAAAGAACTTAAAGAGTATCACGATCTATCAGACGAAGATAACACAACGAAACCAACGAACAGGCGGCAAACGAAAGACATTGACAGCGAACTGACGGAACAACTACTCCCCGGACTGACAGACGTCAAAAATGACACTGACAGCTCGAAAAATGACAGCATGACAGCTGATAGCTTGACGCTTTTGACGGAATTAGGTTTGGCGGACACGAAAGACGATTTCGGCGACTTTCAAAATGGAACGAATGAATTTGGCTCAAAAGACACGACTGATGACGTATTTGATAAATTGCTGagtgatttaaatatacattag
- the LOC119836693 gene encoding PRKCA-binding protein isoform X3, with amino-acid sequence MTIFFSKRTKCAYLNNINKYLFKCVLSVFISVLPFCIAECVLFELAVYLVNVFVTRLMSQRVQIQPFYDPNYFLKMINIGHSMFEDKMGMTVTSGSVILTKDEKNLIGISIGGGAPLCPCLYIVQIFDNTPASKDGTLQSGDELVGVNGQTVKGKTKVEVAKMIQAAKDQVTINYNKLHADPKQGKSLDIIMKKMKHRLVENMSSGTADALGLSRAILCNDTLVAKLNEMRDTEATYKRLVELAKRMLKSYFDLLQTFKSLGDIFAGIGVREPQARASEAFSKFGQYHRSLERDGIKMLKTLKPILADMGTYLHKAIPDTKLTIRKYADTKFEYLSYCLKVKEMDDEEYGYNALQEPLYRVETGNYEYRLILRCRQDARSRFARLRSDVLVKLELLDNKKTQDVAYQLKRFIQGLAVYHNETVEHLQENASLFPVEVDLSQNAFQYKSTAQIIQDNQDDEEEIEFGKELKEYHDLSDEDNTTKPTNRRQTKDIDSELTEQLLPGLTDVKNDTDSSKNDSMTADSLTLLTELGLADTKDDFGDFQNGTNEFGSKDTTDDVFDKLLSDLNIH; translated from the exons atgacgatttttttttcgaagaGGACAAAATGTGCGtatttaaacaacataaataagtatttatttaaatgtgttttatcaGTGTTTATCAGTGTACTTCCCTTTTGTATTGcagaatgtgttttatttgagttGGCTGTTTATTTAGTTAACGTTTTTGTGACCAGGCTCATGTCGCAGAGAGTGCAAATCCAACCTTTTTACGATCCAAATTATTTTctgaaaatgataaatattggaCACAGTATGTTTGaagataaaat GGGTATGACTGTAACATCTGGTAGCGTAATATTGACAAAAGATGAGAAAAATCTCATAGGAATTAGTATAGGAGGCGGTGCTCCATTATGCCCTTGTCTTTATATCGTTCAG ATATTTGATAACACGCCAGCTTCCAAAGATGGCACCTTACAGAGCGGAGACGAACTGGTGGGAGTGAACGGACAGACCGTGAAGGGAAAGACGAAAGTTGAAGTTGCCAAGATGATACAAGCGGCTAAg gACCAAGTAACAATCAACTATAATAAACTGCACGCGGACCCGAAACAGGGCAAATCTCTAGACataataatgaagaaaatgaAACATCGCTTGGTTGAAAATATGTCGTCGGGGACAGCTGACGCTTTGGGACTGTCCAGGGCTATACTCTGCAATGATACTTTGGTAGCGAAGCTAAATGAAATGAGAGACACGGAAGCTACGTATAAACGACTTGTGGAATTGGCTAAgag GATGCTAAAGTCGTATTTTGATTTGCTCCAAACGTTCAAATCCCTGGGCGACATTTTTGCCGGCATCGGAGTAAGGGAGCCTCAAGCTAGGGCGTCAGAGGCGTTCTCCAAATTTGGACAGTACCATAGATCGTTGGAGAGGGATGGGATTAAAATGCTGAAGACTTTAAAACCT ATATTAGCAGATATGGGCACGTATTTGCATAAAGCGATACCGGACACCAAACTAACAATACGCAAGTACGCAGACACCAAGTTCGAGTATTTATCCTACTGCTTGAAAGTGAAGGAGATGGACGACGAGGAGTATGGGTATAACGCGCTGCAGGAGCCCTTGTATAGGGTGGAAACGGGGAATTATGAGTATAG ACTGATCCTCCGATGCCGTCAAGACGCTAGATCCAGGTTTGCAAGGCTCCGATCTGATGTCCTAGTCAAGCTGGAATTGCTGGACAATAAAAAGACGCAGGACGTGGCCTATCAGCTCAAGAGGTTCATACAGGGTCTGGCTGTGTATCACAA tgAAACAGTGGAACACTTACAAGAGAACGCCTCGTTATTCCCAGTTGAAGTGGATCTATCACAAAATGCATTCCAGTACAAATCCACAGCGCAGATTATACAg GACAATCAAGACGATGAAGAAGAAATCGAATTTGGTAAAGAACTTAAAGAGTATCACGATCTATCAGACGAAGATAACACAACGAAACCAACGAACAGGCGGCAAACGAAAGACATTGACAGCGAACTGACGGAACAACTACTCCCCGGACTGACAGACGTCAAAAATGACACTGACAGCTCGAAAAATGACAGCATGACAGCTGATAGCTTGACGCTTTTGACGGAATTAGGTTTGGCGGACACGAAAGACGATTTCGGCGACTTTCAAAATGGAACGAATGAATTTGGCTCAAAAGACACGACTGATGACGTATTTGATAAATTGCTGagtgatttaaatatacattag
- the LOC119836693 gene encoding PRKCA-binding protein isoform X1 yields MTIFFSKRTKCAYLNNINKYLFKCVLSVFISVLPFCIAECVLFELAVYLVNVFVTRLMSQRVQIQPFYDPNYFLKMINIGHSMFEDKIKPKTDLPKTTNLLLPIDESASVVIEDVKIPDIPIRLEIVEDTEKPECVYNDLRKERYMLQYQNLMGMTVTSGSVILTKDEKNLIGISIGGGAPLCPCLYIVQIFDNTPASKDGTLQSGDELVGVNGQTVKGKTKVEVAKMIQAAKDQVTINYNKLHADPKQGKSLDIIMKKMKHRLVENMSSGTADALGLSRAILCNDTLVAKLNEMRDTEATYKRLVELAKRMLKSYFDLLQTFKSLGDIFAGIGVREPQARASEAFSKFGQYHRSLERDGIKMLKTLKPILADMGTYLHKAIPDTKLTIRKYADTKFEYLSYCLKVKEMDDEEYGYNALQEPLYRVETGNYEYRLILRCRQDARSRFARLRSDVLVKLELLDNKKTQDVAYQLKRFIQGLAVYHNETVEHLQENASLFPVEVDLSQNAFQYKSTAQIIQDNQDDEEEIEFGKELKEYHDLSDEDNTTKPTNRRQTKDIDSELTEQLLPGLTDVKNDTDSSKNDSMTADSLTLLTELGLADTKDDFGDFQNGTNEFGSKDTTDDVFDKLLSDLNIH; encoded by the exons atgacgatttttttttcgaagaGGACAAAATGTGCGtatttaaacaacataaataagtatttatttaaatgtgttttatcaGTGTTTATCAGTGTACTTCCCTTTTGTATTGcagaatgtgttttatttgagttGGCTGTTTATTTAGTTAACGTTTTTGTGACCAGGCTCATGTCGCAGAGAGTGCAAATCCAACCTTTTTACGATCCAAATTATTTTctgaaaatgataaatattggaCACAGTATGTTTGaagataaaat caaacCTAAAACGGATTTACCGAAAACGACCAATTTATTACTCCCCATCGATGAAAG TGCTTCTGTGGTTATTGAAGACGTTAAGATTCCAGATATTCCAATACGTCTCGAAAT agTAGAAGATACGGAGAAGCCAGAGTGCGTTTATAACGATTTAAGAAAAGAACGATATATGCTACAATACCAGAACCTTAT GGGTATGACTGTAACATCTGGTAGCGTAATATTGACAAAAGATGAGAAAAATCTCATAGGAATTAGTATAGGAGGCGGTGCTCCATTATGCCCTTGTCTTTATATCGTTCAG ATATTTGATAACACGCCAGCTTCCAAAGATGGCACCTTACAGAGCGGAGACGAACTGGTGGGAGTGAACGGACAGACCGTGAAGGGAAAGACGAAAGTTGAAGTTGCCAAGATGATACAAGCGGCTAAg gACCAAGTAACAATCAACTATAATAAACTGCACGCGGACCCGAAACAGGGCAAATCTCTAGACataataatgaagaaaatgaAACATCGCTTGGTTGAAAATATGTCGTCGGGGACAGCTGACGCTTTGGGACTGTCCAGGGCTATACTCTGCAATGATACTTTGGTAGCGAAGCTAAATGAAATGAGAGACACGGAAGCTACGTATAAACGACTTGTGGAATTGGCTAAgag GATGCTAAAGTCGTATTTTGATTTGCTCCAAACGTTCAAATCCCTGGGCGACATTTTTGCCGGCATCGGAGTAAGGGAGCCTCAAGCTAGGGCGTCAGAGGCGTTCTCCAAATTTGGACAGTACCATAGATCGTTGGAGAGGGATGGGATTAAAATGCTGAAGACTTTAAAACCT ATATTAGCAGATATGGGCACGTATTTGCATAAAGCGATACCGGACACCAAACTAACAATACGCAAGTACGCAGACACCAAGTTCGAGTATTTATCCTACTGCTTGAAAGTGAAGGAGATGGACGACGAGGAGTATGGGTATAACGCGCTGCAGGAGCCCTTGTATAGGGTGGAAACGGGGAATTATGAGTATAG ACTGATCCTCCGATGCCGTCAAGACGCTAGATCCAGGTTTGCAAGGCTCCGATCTGATGTCCTAGTCAAGCTGGAATTGCTGGACAATAAAAAGACGCAGGACGTGGCCTATCAGCTCAAGAGGTTCATACAGGGTCTGGCTGTGTATCACAA tgAAACAGTGGAACACTTACAAGAGAACGCCTCGTTATTCCCAGTTGAAGTGGATCTATCACAAAATGCATTCCAGTACAAATCCACAGCGCAGATTATACAg GACAATCAAGACGATGAAGAAGAAATCGAATTTGGTAAAGAACTTAAAGAGTATCACGATCTATCAGACGAAGATAACACAACGAAACCAACGAACAGGCGGCAAACGAAAGACATTGACAGCGAACTGACGGAACAACTACTCCCCGGACTGACAGACGTCAAAAATGACACTGACAGCTCGAAAAATGACAGCATGACAGCTGATAGCTTGACGCTTTTGACGGAATTAGGTTTGGCGGACACGAAAGACGATTTCGGCGACTTTCAAAATGGAACGAATGAATTTGGCTCAAAAGACACGACTGATGACGTATTTGATAAATTGCTGagtgatttaaatatacattag
- the LOC119836693 gene encoding PRKCA-binding protein isoform X4: protein MMQEYDDDFFFEEDKIKPKTDLPKTTNLLLPIDESASVVIEDVKIPDIPIRLEIVEDTEKPECVYNDLRKERYMLQYQNLMGMTVTSGSVILTKDEKNLIGISIGGGAPLCPCLYIVQIFDNTPASKDGTLQSGDELVGVNGQTVKGKTKVEVAKMIQAAKDQVTINYNKLHADPKQGKSLDIIMKKMKHRLVENMSSGTADALGLSRAILCNDTLVAKLNEMRDTEATYKRLVELAKRMLKSYFDLLQTFKSLGDIFAGIGVREPQARASEAFSKFGQYHRSLERDGIKMLKTLKPILADMGTYLHKAIPDTKLTIRKYADTKFEYLSYCLKVKEMDDEEYGYNALQEPLYRVETGNYEYRLILRCRQDARSRFARLRSDVLVKLELLDNKKTQDVAYQLKRFIQGLAVYHNETVEHLQENASLFPVEVDLSQNAFQYKSTAQIIQDNQDDEEEIEFGKELKEYHDLSDEDNTTKPTNRRQTKDIDSELTEQLLPGLTDVKNDTDSSKNDSMTADSLTLLTELGLADTKDDFGDFQNGTNEFGSKDTTDDVFDKLLSDLNIH from the exons atgatgCAAGAATACGatgacgatttttttttcgaagaGGACAAAAT caaacCTAAAACGGATTTACCGAAAACGACCAATTTATTACTCCCCATCGATGAAAG TGCTTCTGTGGTTATTGAAGACGTTAAGATTCCAGATATTCCAATACGTCTCGAAAT agTAGAAGATACGGAGAAGCCAGAGTGCGTTTATAACGATTTAAGAAAAGAACGATATATGCTACAATACCAGAACCTTAT GGGTATGACTGTAACATCTGGTAGCGTAATATTGACAAAAGATGAGAAAAATCTCATAGGAATTAGTATAGGAGGCGGTGCTCCATTATGCCCTTGTCTTTATATCGTTCAG ATATTTGATAACACGCCAGCTTCCAAAGATGGCACCTTACAGAGCGGAGACGAACTGGTGGGAGTGAACGGACAGACCGTGAAGGGAAAGACGAAAGTTGAAGTTGCCAAGATGATACAAGCGGCTAAg gACCAAGTAACAATCAACTATAATAAACTGCACGCGGACCCGAAACAGGGCAAATCTCTAGACataataatgaagaaaatgaAACATCGCTTGGTTGAAAATATGTCGTCGGGGACAGCTGACGCTTTGGGACTGTCCAGGGCTATACTCTGCAATGATACTTTGGTAGCGAAGCTAAATGAAATGAGAGACACGGAAGCTACGTATAAACGACTTGTGGAATTGGCTAAgag GATGCTAAAGTCGTATTTTGATTTGCTCCAAACGTTCAAATCCCTGGGCGACATTTTTGCCGGCATCGGAGTAAGGGAGCCTCAAGCTAGGGCGTCAGAGGCGTTCTCCAAATTTGGACAGTACCATAGATCGTTGGAGAGGGATGGGATTAAAATGCTGAAGACTTTAAAACCT ATATTAGCAGATATGGGCACGTATTTGCATAAAGCGATACCGGACACCAAACTAACAATACGCAAGTACGCAGACACCAAGTTCGAGTATTTATCCTACTGCTTGAAAGTGAAGGAGATGGACGACGAGGAGTATGGGTATAACGCGCTGCAGGAGCCCTTGTATAGGGTGGAAACGGGGAATTATGAGTATAG ACTGATCCTCCGATGCCGTCAAGACGCTAGATCCAGGTTTGCAAGGCTCCGATCTGATGTCCTAGTCAAGCTGGAATTGCTGGACAATAAAAAGACGCAGGACGTGGCCTATCAGCTCAAGAGGTTCATACAGGGTCTGGCTGTGTATCACAA tgAAACAGTGGAACACTTACAAGAGAACGCCTCGTTATTCCCAGTTGAAGTGGATCTATCACAAAATGCATTCCAGTACAAATCCACAGCGCAGATTATACAg GACAATCAAGACGATGAAGAAGAAATCGAATTTGGTAAAGAACTTAAAGAGTATCACGATCTATCAGACGAAGATAACACAACGAAACCAACGAACAGGCGGCAAACGAAAGACATTGACAGCGAACTGACGGAACAACTACTCCCCGGACTGACAGACGTCAAAAATGACACTGACAGCTCGAAAAATGACAGCATGACAGCTGATAGCTTGACGCTTTTGACGGAATTAGGTTTGGCGGACACGAAAGACGATTTCGGCGACTTTCAAAATGGAACGAATGAATTTGGCTCAAAAGACACGACTGATGACGTATTTGATAAATTGCTGagtgatttaaatatacattag